One part of the Olleya sp. YS genome encodes these proteins:
- a CDS encoding ketoacyl-ACP synthase III — translation MYNSKIIGLGKYVPDNVVTNDDLSKLMDTNDAWITERTGIKERRWVKEGSGDTTATMGVKAAKQAIERAGIDKDDIDFIIFATLSPDMYFPGPGVQVQHALDIKTVGALDVRNQCSGFVYAVSVADNFIKTGMYKNVLVIGSELHSHGLDKTTRGRGVSVIFGDGAGAAVLTREEDTTKGILSTHLHSQGEHAEELVVKAPGMGTRWVTDIITENDPNDESYFPYMNGQFVFKNAVVRFSEVIMEGLAKNNLGKDQIDMLIPHQANLRIAQFIQKKFGLSDDQVFNNIMKYGNTTAASIPIALTEAWEEGKIKDGDNVVLAAFGSGFTWGSVIMKW, via the coding sequence AATATGTACCAGACAATGTGGTGACTAACGATGATTTATCCAAACTAATGGATACAAATGACGCATGGATTACTGAGCGTACTGGAATAAAGGAAAGACGCTGGGTCAAAGAAGGAAGCGGTGACACTACAGCAACTATGGGAGTAAAAGCTGCCAAACAAGCTATAGAACGTGCTGGTATAGATAAAGACGATATCGATTTTATCATTTTTGCCACTTTAAGTCCAGATATGTATTTTCCTGGTCCAGGTGTGCAAGTACAACATGCTTTAGACATTAAAACAGTTGGTGCTTTGGATGTACGTAACCAATGTTCTGGGTTTGTTTATGCTGTATCTGTTGCAGATAATTTTATTAAAACTGGTATGTATAAAAATGTATTGGTTATTGGTAGCGAGCTGCATTCTCATGGATTAGATAAAACTACAAGAGGACGTGGCGTGTCAGTAATTTTTGGTGATGGAGCAGGAGCTGCAGTACTTACACGTGAAGAGGACACTACTAAAGGGATTTTATCTACACACTTACATAGCCAAGGTGAACATGCAGAAGAGTTAGTGGTTAAAGCACCAGGAATGGGAACCCGTTGGGTTACAGATATTATTACAGAAAACGATCCAAATGATGAGAGCTACTTCCCATACATGAATGGACAATTTGTATTTAAAAATGCTGTAGTCCGTTTTAGTGAAGTTATAATGGAAGGTTTGGCTAAAAATAATTTAGGAAAAGATCAAATTGACATGTTAATTCCGCATCAAGCTAACTTACGTATCGCCCAATTTATACAGAAGAAATTTGGACTGAGTGACGACCAAGTCTTTAACAATATCATGAAATACGGAAATACAACAGCAGCTTCTATACCTATTGCTTTAACCGAAGCTTGGGAAGAAGGAAAAATTAAAGATGGAGATAATGTAGTGCTAGCTGCTTTTGGTAGTGGATTTACTTGGGGAAGTGTGATAATGAAGTGGTAA